One genomic segment of Sminthopsis crassicaudata isolate SCR6 chromosome 4, ASM4859323v1, whole genome shotgun sequence includes these proteins:
- the PIGW gene encoding phosphatidylinositol-glycan biosynthesis class W protein isoform X1: MILLVRRLLFSGGFPGPGLPFTPSFHPATGPLEKGRKMSHSQMKAAFVSNLNGTSLLEISAGLALPPLCTVCRGLILILLQLHHVTLSWRWGAHFFTDFAVLIVPLVASCTILSSVIFFVPPILTILGILLFYKIYSKRHYYAKAPAQKIISAFLKISVDSKNIPSVTMFRVYINLATAISILAVDFPLYPRRYAKTEVYGTGLMDFGVGAFVFGNAIICPEVRGKLGAKQSRCYYLARQLFSVWPLILLGLGRLISVKSIGYHEHLSEYGVHWNFFFTLAVVKVVASLLLIFFPLNKSWIVAVIIAILYQLSLDFAQLKMIILHGIDHKGTRIGFLNANREGIISTFGYVAIYMAGVQTGLYVLRVKPLLRDWIKVGYHLLLTATTFLVFLYICQTYIDAVSRKMANLAFCIWIVAYSLTFLSWLILGNVILVFTKFLIKGATVPCSWDLIQTINTDKKSSESLAHQNGRELPSLCLIAAIDRNQLLFFLLTNIMTGLVNMTVDTLHCSSSWTLTILYLYMISNCLIMYVLHIQNITVKCW, from the coding sequence GAAGAAAAATGTCTCACAGTCAAATGAAGGCGGCCTTTGTCAGCAACCTCAATGGAACTAGCCTATTGGAAATTTCAGCTGGTTTGGCTTTGCCCCCACTCTGTACTGTGTGTAGAGGTCTGATACTCATTCTGTTACAACTCCACCATGTAACCTTGTCATGGAGATGGGGAGCTCACTTTTTTACTGACTTTGCTGTACTTATAGTGCCCTTGGTAGCTTCTTGCACCATTCTTTCTTCTGTGATCTTTTTTGTGCCACCTATCTTAACCATTTTGGGTATATTGTTGTTCTACAAGATATATAGCAAAAGGCACTATTATGCCAAAGCACCTGCCCAGAAAATCATTTCTGCATTCCTAAAAATCAGTGTAGATTCCAAAAACATTCCATCCGTTACTATGTTCCGTGTTTATATCAATCTGGCCACTGCCATCAGCATTCTGGCTGTGGATTTTCCCCTTTATCCTAGACGATATGCCAAAACAGAGGTCTATGGAACAGGACTGATGGATTTTGGAGTGGGAGCCTTCGTTTTTGGGAATGCTATCATTTGTCCAGAGGTTAGAGGAAAACTTGGGGCCAAACAATCTAGATGTTATTACCTTGCAAGGCAGTTGTTCTCCGTTTGGCCATTAATACTCCTAGGGCTAGGACGACTAATCAGTGTAAAGTCTATAGGCTATCATGAACATTTATCTGAATATGGagttcattggaactttttttttactttagcagTAGTTAAAGTGGTAGCCtccttacttttgatttttttccctctaaataaATCTTGGATTGTGGCTGTCATCATTGCCATATTGTACCAATTATCTCTTGACTTTGCACAACTCAAGATGATTATTTTGCATGGGATCGATCACAAAGGCACAAGAATTGGTTTCCTAAATGCGAACCGTGAGGGAATCATCTCCACCTTTGGATATGTGGCCATATATATGGCTGGTGTACAAACTGGGTTATATGTGTTAAGGGTAAAACCTCTTCTCAGAGATTGGATTAAAGTGGGATATCATCTGTTACTGACAGCTACCACTTTCCTTGTGTTTCTTTATATATGTCAAACATATATAGATGCAGTTTCCCGAAAAATGGCTAATTTAGCTTTTTGCATTTGGATAGTTGCTTACAGCTTAACATTTCTTAGTTGGCTGATATTAGGTAATGTAATTTTGGTTTTCACGAAATTCTTAATTAAAGGAGCTACTGTGCCATGTTCTTGGGATCTCATCCAGACAATCAACACAGATAAAAAGTCTTCAGAGTCTCTGGCCCACCAGAATGGAAGAGAGCTGCCAAGCCTTTGTTTAATTGCTGCCATTGACCGAAACCAGCTACTTTTCTTCTTGTTGACAAACATCATGACAGGCTTAGTCAACATGACTGTTGACACTCTACATTGTAGTTCCTCTTGGACTTTAACTATACTATACTTGTACATGATTAGTAACTGTTTAATTATGTATGTCCTGCATATACAGAATATAACTGTAAAATGCTGGTGA
- the PIGW gene encoding phosphatidylinositol-glycan biosynthesis class W protein isoform X2, with translation MILLVRRLLFSGGFPGRKMSHSQMKAAFVSNLNGTSLLEISAGLALPPLCTVCRGLILILLQLHHVTLSWRWGAHFFTDFAVLIVPLVASCTILSSVIFFVPPILTILGILLFYKIYSKRHYYAKAPAQKIISAFLKISVDSKNIPSVTMFRVYINLATAISILAVDFPLYPRRYAKTEVYGTGLMDFGVGAFVFGNAIICPEVRGKLGAKQSRCYYLARQLFSVWPLILLGLGRLISVKSIGYHEHLSEYGVHWNFFFTLAVVKVVASLLLIFFPLNKSWIVAVIIAILYQLSLDFAQLKMIILHGIDHKGTRIGFLNANREGIISTFGYVAIYMAGVQTGLYVLRVKPLLRDWIKVGYHLLLTATTFLVFLYICQTYIDAVSRKMANLAFCIWIVAYSLTFLSWLILGNVILVFTKFLIKGATVPCSWDLIQTINTDKKSSESLAHQNGRELPSLCLIAAIDRNQLLFFLLTNIMTGLVNMTVDTLHCSSSWTLTILYLYMISNCLIMYVLHIQNITVKCW, from the coding sequence GAAGAAAAATGTCTCACAGTCAAATGAAGGCGGCCTTTGTCAGCAACCTCAATGGAACTAGCCTATTGGAAATTTCAGCTGGTTTGGCTTTGCCCCCACTCTGTACTGTGTGTAGAGGTCTGATACTCATTCTGTTACAACTCCACCATGTAACCTTGTCATGGAGATGGGGAGCTCACTTTTTTACTGACTTTGCTGTACTTATAGTGCCCTTGGTAGCTTCTTGCACCATTCTTTCTTCTGTGATCTTTTTTGTGCCACCTATCTTAACCATTTTGGGTATATTGTTGTTCTACAAGATATATAGCAAAAGGCACTATTATGCCAAAGCACCTGCCCAGAAAATCATTTCTGCATTCCTAAAAATCAGTGTAGATTCCAAAAACATTCCATCCGTTACTATGTTCCGTGTTTATATCAATCTGGCCACTGCCATCAGCATTCTGGCTGTGGATTTTCCCCTTTATCCTAGACGATATGCCAAAACAGAGGTCTATGGAACAGGACTGATGGATTTTGGAGTGGGAGCCTTCGTTTTTGGGAATGCTATCATTTGTCCAGAGGTTAGAGGAAAACTTGGGGCCAAACAATCTAGATGTTATTACCTTGCAAGGCAGTTGTTCTCCGTTTGGCCATTAATACTCCTAGGGCTAGGACGACTAATCAGTGTAAAGTCTATAGGCTATCATGAACATTTATCTGAATATGGagttcattggaactttttttttactttagcagTAGTTAAAGTGGTAGCCtccttacttttgatttttttccctctaaataaATCTTGGATTGTGGCTGTCATCATTGCCATATTGTACCAATTATCTCTTGACTTTGCACAACTCAAGATGATTATTTTGCATGGGATCGATCACAAAGGCACAAGAATTGGTTTCCTAAATGCGAACCGTGAGGGAATCATCTCCACCTTTGGATATGTGGCCATATATATGGCTGGTGTACAAACTGGGTTATATGTGTTAAGGGTAAAACCTCTTCTCAGAGATTGGATTAAAGTGGGATATCATCTGTTACTGACAGCTACCACTTTCCTTGTGTTTCTTTATATATGTCAAACATATATAGATGCAGTTTCCCGAAAAATGGCTAATTTAGCTTTTTGCATTTGGATAGTTGCTTACAGCTTAACATTTCTTAGTTGGCTGATATTAGGTAATGTAATTTTGGTTTTCACGAAATTCTTAATTAAAGGAGCTACTGTGCCATGTTCTTGGGATCTCATCCAGACAATCAACACAGATAAAAAGTCTTCAGAGTCTCTGGCCCACCAGAATGGAAGAGAGCTGCCAAGCCTTTGTTTAATTGCTGCCATTGACCGAAACCAGCTACTTTTCTTCTTGTTGACAAACATCATGACAGGCTTAGTCAACATGACTGTTGACACTCTACATTGTAGTTCCTCTTGGACTTTAACTATACTATACTTGTACATGATTAGTAACTGTTTAATTATGTATGTCCTGCATATACAGAATATAACTGTAAAATGCTGGTGA
- the PIGW gene encoding phosphatidylinositol-glycan biosynthesis class W protein isoform X3: MSHSQMKAAFVSNLNGTSLLEISAGLALPPLCTVCRGLILILLQLHHVTLSWRWGAHFFTDFAVLIVPLVASCTILSSVIFFVPPILTILGILLFYKIYSKRHYYAKAPAQKIISAFLKISVDSKNIPSVTMFRVYINLATAISILAVDFPLYPRRYAKTEVYGTGLMDFGVGAFVFGNAIICPEVRGKLGAKQSRCYYLARQLFSVWPLILLGLGRLISVKSIGYHEHLSEYGVHWNFFFTLAVVKVVASLLLIFFPLNKSWIVAVIIAILYQLSLDFAQLKMIILHGIDHKGTRIGFLNANREGIISTFGYVAIYMAGVQTGLYVLRVKPLLRDWIKVGYHLLLTATTFLVFLYICQTYIDAVSRKMANLAFCIWIVAYSLTFLSWLILGNVILVFTKFLIKGATVPCSWDLIQTINTDKKSSESLAHQNGRELPSLCLIAAIDRNQLLFFLLTNIMTGLVNMTVDTLHCSSSWTLTILYLYMISNCLIMYVLHIQNITVKCW; the protein is encoded by the coding sequence ATGTCTCACAGTCAAATGAAGGCGGCCTTTGTCAGCAACCTCAATGGAACTAGCCTATTGGAAATTTCAGCTGGTTTGGCTTTGCCCCCACTCTGTACTGTGTGTAGAGGTCTGATACTCATTCTGTTACAACTCCACCATGTAACCTTGTCATGGAGATGGGGAGCTCACTTTTTTACTGACTTTGCTGTACTTATAGTGCCCTTGGTAGCTTCTTGCACCATTCTTTCTTCTGTGATCTTTTTTGTGCCACCTATCTTAACCATTTTGGGTATATTGTTGTTCTACAAGATATATAGCAAAAGGCACTATTATGCCAAAGCACCTGCCCAGAAAATCATTTCTGCATTCCTAAAAATCAGTGTAGATTCCAAAAACATTCCATCCGTTACTATGTTCCGTGTTTATATCAATCTGGCCACTGCCATCAGCATTCTGGCTGTGGATTTTCCCCTTTATCCTAGACGATATGCCAAAACAGAGGTCTATGGAACAGGACTGATGGATTTTGGAGTGGGAGCCTTCGTTTTTGGGAATGCTATCATTTGTCCAGAGGTTAGAGGAAAACTTGGGGCCAAACAATCTAGATGTTATTACCTTGCAAGGCAGTTGTTCTCCGTTTGGCCATTAATACTCCTAGGGCTAGGACGACTAATCAGTGTAAAGTCTATAGGCTATCATGAACATTTATCTGAATATGGagttcattggaactttttttttactttagcagTAGTTAAAGTGGTAGCCtccttacttttgatttttttccctctaaataaATCTTGGATTGTGGCTGTCATCATTGCCATATTGTACCAATTATCTCTTGACTTTGCACAACTCAAGATGATTATTTTGCATGGGATCGATCACAAAGGCACAAGAATTGGTTTCCTAAATGCGAACCGTGAGGGAATCATCTCCACCTTTGGATATGTGGCCATATATATGGCTGGTGTACAAACTGGGTTATATGTGTTAAGGGTAAAACCTCTTCTCAGAGATTGGATTAAAGTGGGATATCATCTGTTACTGACAGCTACCACTTTCCTTGTGTTTCTTTATATATGTCAAACATATATAGATGCAGTTTCCCGAAAAATGGCTAATTTAGCTTTTTGCATTTGGATAGTTGCTTACAGCTTAACATTTCTTAGTTGGCTGATATTAGGTAATGTAATTTTGGTTTTCACGAAATTCTTAATTAAAGGAGCTACTGTGCCATGTTCTTGGGATCTCATCCAGACAATCAACACAGATAAAAAGTCTTCAGAGTCTCTGGCCCACCAGAATGGAAGAGAGCTGCCAAGCCTTTGTTTAATTGCTGCCATTGACCGAAACCAGCTACTTTTCTTCTTGTTGACAAACATCATGACAGGCTTAGTCAACATGACTGTTGACACTCTACATTGTAGTTCCTCTTGGACTTTAACTATACTATACTTGTACATGATTAGTAACTGTTTAATTATGTATGTCCTGCATATACAGAATATAACTGTAAAATGCTGGTGA